The Rickettsia endosymbiont of Gonocerus acuteangulatus nucleotide sequence ATATCTATCAAATTTACGACCAGCAAAAAAATTATTTTTAACGTATTTTATTCCCGACTCAACTTTGCCTTTTTCTTGCGGTTGATACACTCGACAAGGAGAAAGTAAAATTCCATAATGATCGGCTAAGCACTTATATTCCTTCTGATATACTGGCTCATAAAAATTGGCATCTACTACTCCAGCTTTAAGATTATCAAGTTTTATTACTTTTGGACTACCAGCAAAATAATTAAATGCATTGATATGACATTGAATCCATGTTTGACAACTTTGATCAAACACTACTTCATAATAATCAAGGCGACTATAGCTTAAACGCATATTAAATACATATGCTTTAACTCTACGCCCTTTAGAATTATACTGTAAGCCTATGTCACCAAAATCTACTTGTGCTTCCTCTCCTGCTAAAGTATGAAAACGAATGCAACTGTTATCCTTAATTTTATATTTTTTGATATAACGGGTCAAAGAAGTATAACTGCTTGTATAACCTTGATTTTTTAACTCCTCAAAAATTCTTATGTAACTCAGATTTTTTTCTAATAACTCAATTATTTTTTCGTGCCAAAAATCCAAAACTGAAGATCGTTCATAGATTGCTGGGGATTCTGTACCAGCCTCTACATAGCGGTTTATTATTTTTCGTACTGTTTTGCGGTCTGTTCTTGTTAGTTTGGCAATATTCCTTTGACTATTGCCTTGTTTATAAAGGGTGATAATTGTTGTATACATATTTATTCTTATCATTGTATCACTAGATATTTACTTGCTTAATTATCTAGTGAATATTGCACATTAACCTTATTAGGTCACACCAACTTCTCTGGTCCCTTTTTCGTGCAATTTACTGGTCCCTTTTATTTTAGCAATGACATATCGTACTTGCAGATACTTTTTGACTCCAGTTATTAGCTAGCTCCATGGTGGTTTTATCAAAATTTAATTCTATAAATTTTTTAAATCCCTCTATGTCTCTTATTATTCTACGATGTCCTGTATGATAACCACTTTTTGCTTTGACATCCCCAGTTTGTTTCTTTAATTTTTTCCACTCTATTATAGTCTTCCTACTAATAGAGTATATCTCTGAAGTCTCTTTTATTGTTTTACCATCAAACTTTTTATTACTCGTATTCTTAAATCGTATGAATATGCCTTTGCCATAAGTTTTTCATTTAGTATAATCCAACTCATACTATAAGTCACTACCTTATCGCATTAAGCTATACGATTTCTGTAAAAGAATAATGCTATCAATGAGAGGAGGCAGCTTAAAATAATATAATAAACTACAGAGGTAACTTGACCTGTTTTTTGTACTAAATACTCAAAAACGAGTGGTGTAGTGCCGCCAAAAATAGTTGTAGCGGTATTATATGAAAGCGAGAGTGCAGTATTGCGTATTTCAGTAGGATAGAATTCTGCCTGCAAAGCTGGCTCAGGACCAATATAGCTAGCAGCAAGCACTGCGAGTATAAATTGTGAAATAATTACGCCGGTGAAATTACCTGTTTCAAAATTATTAAGTAAAAACGGAGTTGCTATAATAATTACTACAAGATTAATTACAAAAATTTTCCTGCGACCTATAAAATATCAGATAAATAACCGCTAAGTAATGTTACAGCTATCATAATCACATAACATACGCTGGCTAGGCTGTTTACTTCATTTTCGTTAAAGTTACGACTGATTTTTAAGAATGACACTAAATAAATTGCATGCAAATAGAATATTATAGAACCTGGAGCATTAATAAAAATCGAAATTAATATATCAAACCAGTGCTTAGTAATAATTTTTTTTAGCGGCGAATTCTGTATCTTTTTCTGTTCTTTTAAATTTTTAAAATTCGGCGTTTCATGCGTATGGTTTTTAATATAAAACGCTGCAAAAAGAATAAAGAAACCGAGTAAAAAAGGTATCCTCCAGCCGAAACTATCGAACTGCTCAGCATTTAAGATGTTCTTGACGATATTAGAAACAAAAGAGCCAAGCAATAAACCAGCACATATACTAGACATTGAAATACTGCCGGTAAAACCTCGATGTTTAGGCGGTGTATGCTCAATAACAAATGAGATAGAACCGGTTAAAGCTCCGCCCATTGACAGCCCTTGTAAGATTCTAACAACAATCAATGATATAGTGGCAGTGATACCGATAGTATGGTAGGTCGGTAATATTCCAATTAATACAGTTGGGGCAGACATGCAGAATAAAGCACCAGTTAAAGCTACTTTTCTGCCAAATTTGTCACCAATAACACCAAAAAATATACCTCCTAATGGTCTTGCCAAATACCCTATAGCAAAGACTAAAAAAGCCTGCAGTAAAGAAGTATTAGCATCATCGTTCGGGAAAAACTTAGTTCCGATTATTGGTGCAAAATAACCGAATAGTACGTAATCATACCATTCAAAGGTGTTGGCTATGCCGCTTGAAAATACTATTTTACTTCGATTCATATTTTTCTGTTCATAGCTTTCTTTTCAGAATATATTATAAATAAAGTTGCTGGAATTATGATTATCGCCCCGTGCAATGTACTTTTATCGGGAAACTCGTTAAATATGAAATATGCTGCTATTGCTGAAATCACGAGTTCTAAATACCTGTAAGGAGCAGTGGCGGTAGCATCTACAATAGAAAAAGCTTTAAGTAGCAAGAATAATATTAAACTTCCGCTACTGCCTAAAATAAATAATAACGCTAATTCAAAAAGAGTCGGAGCAAGCCAGTAGTTAGCAGCAGCAGGTATCGATACCACAGCAGTTACTATTGCTGAATAAAATAGCATACTAATCATTGATTCTTTTACCACAAATTTTTTATTTATAATATCAAGCATGGCAAATGAAATAGCGGCTAAAATAAAATAGAGTATTTCAGGGTTAAAATCTTCAGCATGAGGTTTAAGTGTAATCACTAGCCCAACAAATCCTACTATTGTTACTACCCATCTTTGCCAAATGATATTCTCATTAAGAAAAAATACGGCAAGTATTAAAGTAAATAGTGGGATAGAAAAACTTATAACAGTCGCAGTAGTAACAGGTGCAATACTTAAGCCGCAAGTCCATGAAGTCATACCGAAAAACAATAATAATCCTCTTAAAATATGAACAAAAGGACGACTTGTTTTTAAGGTATTTTTACCATAATAAGCAACGAAAGGTAATAAAACTATGCTACTGAAGAAAAAACGAAAAAAAGCTACTTCAAAGCTATGTAATCTAGTTCCTAAATATTTAGACATTACATCGTTAGCACTACTACTTACTAAACTAAGTAAGAACCAACCTATACCTATCGAATATGTTTTTAATGCATCATTCATTAATATACTCCAGTAATTTCTATAATTTTATTTAAATTTCTTGACTTTTGATATGAAAGAATCTTATCTTCTAAAAAATATTAAATACATAACGATGAAAAGCTTATGTTATAATATAATAATGAATTTTAAGCAAGTAAAGGTTGTAACTATGATAAGAATGTCTAAAAGGTTAGGAGTAATTTTGTTTGTATCATGCATAAGCATTAATAGCTTTGCTAAAAGCATGGAAGCTGATGTAAATGCTGTACCGGAATATAATTATGATGATATTCCATATTATGAAAATGAAGGAAGTTTACTCGTTAAAATGCGTCTAAACGGAGTTTTTGCACATGCTAAGCAAAAAAACTTACCTGCTCCTACAGTTCCTCAGCCTCTTCCAATAGGTGAGTTTGTAAAAAATGGTTATGGTGGTGATATATCTACTACTATATTCTTCAACAATTATTTTGCTACTGAATTATCTTTAGGTTTTAATGTTTTACGTACTAAATATTCAGTGCTTAGTAATGTATCCTATAACTATGGCGTTGGAGCAACACCTGGTAAAAGCAAGCCTCTTTACATGATCCCAGCAACAATTACAGGACAATTTCATATGGCACCTTTCGGTGGCATTAGACCTTATGTAGGGCTGGGTTATCATGGTTCATATATGATCACTCAATCTAGCGGTATTAAAATAAGAAACGGAAATGGTTTCGTAGGACAAATAGGTCTAGATTTCTATGCTAAAGATGATACTGTAATAAATTTAGACATAAAACAATATTATTTAAATCCTAAAATTGTATATAAGCCAAATTTAGTAGGAAATCAAAATGTTACCTCTAGAGTTAAGCTTAATCCTTTAGTAGTTTCTATAGGTATAGGATTTAGTTTTTAATATACTCGATGAACTTGAAAAATTGGCATCGTTGTCTTTTGCTTATAATCCGCTACTATACTAGTATGTATGCTGCGGTTATAAGCTTCAAGACCGATTCCTCTTTTCCAAGTTGATCTTCGTATACCCAAGTATACTCATCATTGCGAGCGACCATAAGGAGCATAGCAACCTCATGAAACAATACATGATTCCTGAAATTGCCGCATCGAGGCTGCCTATCCTTGCAATGACTTTATCCAAATATAAAACATATTAACCTATGCCCTTACAGATTATACAATTATTATATCTCGTAGCTGCTATTTGCTTTATTCTATCGCTCAAGTTTTTGTCATCACAGAAACAGGCACGTTTAGGCAGTACTATAGGTATTTTGGGGATGATAATAGCAGTCGGTATTACTTTCTTTCTGCCTAATTTTGCCTATAAATTACCCATTATAGCTACTATATTAATTGGGGGTATAATAGGAGGAGTAATCGCTCTTAAAATTTCTATGACGGCAATGCCGCAATTAGTTGCGGGCTTTCACTCTTTTGTTGGTCTTGCTGCGGTATTTGTAGCCTATGCTACTGTACTTGCACCTGAAAATTTTGCTATAGGTATTGCAGGAAGCTTGCCTATCAGTTCTTTGATAGAGATATCACTAGGTGTATCTATAGGTGCTTTAACTTTTAGCGGTTCAATTATTGCTTTTTTAAAGCTACAAGGCTTAATGAAAAGCAGCCCATTAAAATTTTATGGTCAGCAATATGTATGTTTACTGACAACGATATTACTAGTCACATTAATAGTGTTGTTTATTCGCTCAGAAAATATATTTCTATTTAACCTAATAATATTACTATCTTTGCTAATTGGGGTATTGCTTATAATACCGGTAGGTGGTGCTGATATGCCGGTGATAGTATCGATGCTAAATTCCTATTCAGGTTTTGCAGCTGCCGGCATTGGTTTTACCCTTAGTAATAGCTTACTTATTATTACCGGAGCATTGGTTGGTAGTAGTGGTGCTATACTTAGCTATATAATGTGTAAGGCAATGAATCGCTCCTTAATCAAAGTTATTTTTGGTGCATTTTTACCAGCTCCTAGCGGTGCTAGCAAAAATATAGACGATGATAAAGTTGTAAAAGCAAGCTGCCCTGAAGATGCAGCAAATTTATTGCGTAATGCGTCATCTGTTATAATTGTTCCAGGCTATGGTACGGCAGTAGCTCAATCTCAGCATATTATAAAAGAAATGGTTGATATATTAGAAGGGTTAGACATTAACGTACGTTTTGCCGTACATCCGGTAGCAGGTAGAATGCCTGGACATATGAATGTACTACTTGCCGAAGCTAATATTGACTATGAGAAAGTTTTAGAGCTTGAAGAAATTAATAGAGATTTTGCTACCACCGATATAGTTTTAGTTATTGGAGCAAATGATGTAACTAATCCAGCTGCTAAAAATGATCCAGATAGCCCGATTTATGGTATGCCTGTTTTAGATGTTGAAAAAGCTCGTAGTGTTTTGTTCATTAAACGCTCTATGGCTTCAGGATATGCTGGTATAGAAAACGAGTTATTCTATCACGACAATACCTTCATGTTATTTGGCGATGCTAAGAAAGTAGTTGAAGAGATTGTCAAGTTTCTAAATGAAGATTGACTTAAATAACACCATTTGTTATAACCTTTCTTATTAAGCTAAAAAACAAATATCATGAATTCCCAAAAAATATTACTGCTACTTCCAAAAGCTACGGCTATGTGGTTAATTGAAAATACCTCATTAACTTTTAAGCAGATTGCTGATTTTTGTGGTATTCATGAACTTGAAATAAAAGGTATGGCAGATGGTGAAGTAGCACAATCTATTAAAGGTCTTGATCCGATTGCAAATGGTCAGCTAACTCTGGAGGAAATTGATCGTTGTAGCAAAGACCCTAAAAATGTCTTACAAATTTCTCATAGCCCTGCTTATGAATTAATGAAGAATCAGAAAAAACAACGTGCTAAATATACACCAATTGCAAGACGTCAAGATAAACCTGATGCTATATATTGGTTACTACGTAATTATCCAGATATTCAAGATAATCAAGTAGTTAAGCTTATTGGTACTACTAAAAGTACTATCGACGCTATTAGAACCCGCAGCCATTGGAATATGAAATCTATTCACCCACGTGACCCTGTATTACTTGGACTCTGTAGTCAAGTAGAACTAAATAAGGTAGTAGCTGTGTTAGAATCCGCATCAAGCCACAACAAGGAAACTAAAGAATCTTAAGACAAAAAACATCATTGTGAGAAGAAACTTAAAGTTTGACTAATTAATCTCAGGAATTCTACTTTATGAGATTGCCACGTCGATTCTACGAATCTCCTCGCAATGAGGCATTGTTGCGTGGATACCAAATCGTCATTGCGAGGAAATTACGAAGTAATTGACGAAGCAATCCAGCTAAAAAATACTAATAATATTAGTATTTTTTATTATTTTTTCTGGATTGCCACGCTCATTTCATTCGCTCGCAATGACAACTTTCGATCCATGCAAAAAATGCCATCACACGACATCGAGCGTTTTTTCTAATCATCCACATCGGAAAATGCATCATTATCATTAAGCTCATCATCTATTTTTTGAGAATATTGGTTATTTTCATCATCGGATTTAGTAGATGAAGCTTTAAAATTACCTAAATCTTTGCTGTTTAAGGTTTTAACTGATTTTAAAGTCTCAACAGGGATAATAACTATTATGTTTTTATTTAATTCGTCAAAATAGTCTGTAGTTAGAGATTCTTTAAGCACTCCTGAATATTTATTGCTTTTGCTGCTTGCTATAAAATCCTCTAGGGATTTACTTTTATAATAATTTTCAGATGTAAAAATCATTGTTACAAAAAATACTACAGCTGAAATAGCAGCTCCTACTGCAAAACCGGCTAATAATCCCAAGAATCGATCAATAAAACCATTTCTCATAAATGAAATTATTGCTAGGAATTTATAAACTATAAAAATGCATAAGATTAAAGAAATAATATAGGATATAATACCGCTACTTATTACTCTTACAATCTCATTATGTACATATCTGCTTATTATTTGCGAAATATGTGGATATAAGAAATATGTTAACATTATCGAGGTAATAAAACCAAGTATTCTTGTCGAAAAACCTATTATCCCTTGGTATAGTCCAAAAAACGAAAAAAGTGTGATGATAGAAAAAATAGTAATATCAAAAAATGTGATCATTATTGTTAACTTCTATTGAATAATTGAATTTAAATCTTATATACTTAATAAATAACTATTATAATACTAGTTTTATTATGAATGATAAGATCTTTTATAACCTATCCGGTAAAACACTAGTTTCAACACCTTATGTAATTACAAAAGGTATCTACCATAAATCCTTGATTTATATGTTATCACATACAGAAGAAGGTGCAATAGGGTTAATGTTTAATCGTTTAGTAAATCATATAGATTTAAAATCATTTTTTAAAATAAAAAATGATGAAATAGTAAATCCTGTTATGGTACCTATATATCTTGGCGGACCTGTAGAGCATGAAAAGGGATTCTTTTTGCATTCCACAGATTATAATAAAAACTTATTGTTAGATTTTCATAATGATTTAGCAGTAAGCTCTAATTTAGAAATTTCAGAAGATATAGCTTTTGGTAAAGGACCTAAAAATAGCTTATTAATTGTAGGTTATACAGGATGGAAAGCAGGGCAGCTTGAAAAAGAACTAGAAGAAAATCTATGGCTGGTTATGGATTGTGATAAAGAATTTATTTTTGCTGATAACCCTGAAAATAAATGGCATAATGCGTTGAAGCATTTAGGCATTGATGAAGCACATTTCTCTTCCCAAGTAGGAAGTGCTTAAGTCAGCGTTATTGCGTGGATCGAAAAACGCCCTAAGGTAGTCATCCCGTGGCTTGTCCACGGGATCCATCATAAAGCGAGAGAAATCGAGCTTTTAATTTAAAAATGTATAATGAAACAATATTATGTTTATATATTAGCAAACCAGCGTAATGGTACATTACATATTGGAGTAACATCAAATATTATAAAAATTTGATTGAATCTGAAAATCCAGAATGGCATGATTTATATGAAAAAATTATTTTATAATTTTTAACTGGATCTAGTTAGCAAGCCACGGGATGACATCGAGGGCGTTTTTGAACTCCATCAAGCTACCAAAAGTTTTTGTATATGCAATAAATCCCGTCTCTCCTTGCAATGAAGAGTTTTTAATTCATCACCTGCAATACCTTAAATAACCCGCCCATTTCTTTCAGAGATATCAACCTATTTACTTGTCTCTCTATTAGCTCTGCTTGCTCGGGATTAAGTTTGTTTTGCAGCGTTTGCTTGCGTAGTAAAATCCCGTTTTCTATTAAGAAATCATGTTGTGAGATTGTATCTATTACATTTATTTTGCTATTTTGAGCTACTGTTTTGAGCACATAAAAATCTACATTGGCTGATAAATCTGCTTCCCCTAAATTCTCAATTATCGGGCAATATTTATGATTTTTTATAGCCTGCAAGGTTGAGTTATATTGATATCTAGTCCTAATATTCGGGTTTATATCATAGCCGTAATCTATTATAAGACCGCTTCCGCCTAATTCTTTTATATGCTCGGATATAAATTTCATAATCTCTATAGATTTATAGGGCTCTTCAAGCACTGCTCCATCTTTCGCATCTAAATGGGTCTTCTGTAAATAGTCTTGTAATTGTTTACTAACAGCTATTTTATCATACTTGATTTTCCCATCTACCGGCTGTACTACAAATATTCTTTCATACCATGATTCTTTTACTTTGATATATTGCTTTATCGGCATAGCATCAAAGAACTCATTAGCTATTATTAGAGCGGGTTTTTTGTGGATATCTTCTATAGATGCGTACCAATTAATCGGTAAATCAAAGTTTTGTAGATTGGATTTTTGCTGAACAATAAAATTTTCATTGATATCAATTAAGTGAATCGATAAGGCGTTATAAAATTCTGGAACTAATTTTGCTGTGCGTAATAAGTCCCGCATTAATAACCCTCGCCCTGGACCAAGTTCAACTATATTAAGATCTTTAGGACTACCGATTCTTTGCCATTCTTTTATACACCATAAACCTATAATCTCACCAAATAGCTGCGAAACTTCAGGAGCGGTAGTAAAATCCCCTTCTTCTGCTAAGGATTTCGTTTGCCTATAATAAGAAGTCGGGCTTAAATGTAAAACTTCCTGCATAAGACGATCACAAGTGATATAGCCACTTTGCTCAATTATTTCCCTTATTTTGTGATCGATCGACATTCTGTTTTTATTATTAAATAACTACCTAAAAGTAATAGTGGCATCGATAAAATCTGCCCCATAGTTAAACTATCAAAAATAAAACCGATTTGCACATCCGGCTCTCTAAATATCTCAATAATTATTCTAAAAAGAGAATAAAACATTAAAAACAAACCTGAGTTTAAACCTTGCTTTTTAATTGTATTACGTTTAAATACAGCATAAGCCAAAATACAAAATAACACTAACCCTTCAAAGAAAGCTTCATATAATTGACTAGGATGACGCAAGCTTAAATCGCTA carries:
- a CDS encoding YqgE/AlgH family protein translates to MNDKIFYNLSGKTLVSTPYVITKGIYHKSLIYMLSHTEEGAIGLMFNRLVNHIDLKSFFKIKNDEIVNPVMVPIYLGGPVEHEKGFFLHSTDYNKNLLLDFHNDLAVSSNLEISEDIAFGKGPKNSLLIVGYTGWKAGQLEKELEENLWLVMDCDKEFIFADNPENKWHNALKHLGIDEAHFSSQVGSA
- a CDS encoding cell cycle transcriptional regulator TrcR; this encodes MNSQKILLLLPKATAMWLIENTSLTFKQIADFCGIHELEIKGMADGEVAQSIKGLDPIANGQLTLEEIDRCSKDPKNVLQISHSPAYELMKNQKKQRAKYTPIARRQDKPDAIYWLLRNYPDIQDNQVVKLIGTTKSTIDAIRTRSHWNMKSIHPRDPVLLGLCSQVELNKVVAVLESASSHNKETKES
- a CDS encoding DMT family transporter — translated: MNDALKTYSIGIGWFLLSLVSSSANDVMSKYLGTRLHSFEVAFFRFFFSSIVLLPFVAYYGKNTLKTSRPFVHILRGLLLFFGMTSWTCGLSIAPVTTATVISFSIPLFTLILAVFFLNENIIWQRWVVTIVGFVGLVITLKPHAEDFNPEILYFILAAISFAMLDIINKKFVVKESMISMLFYSAIVTAVVSIPAAANYWLAPTLFELALLFILGSSGSLILFLLLKAFSIVDATATAPYRYLELVISAIAAYFIFNEFPDKSTLHGAIIIIPATLFIIYSEKKAMNRKI
- a CDS encoding class I SAM-dependent methyltransferase; the protein is MSIDHKIREIIEQSGYITCDRLMQEVLHLSPTSYYRQTKSLAEEGDFTTAPEVSQLFGEIIGLWCIKEWQRIGSPKDLNIVELGPGRGLLMRDLLRTAKLVPEFYNALSIHLIDINENFIVQQKSNLQNFDLPINWYASIEDIHKKPALIIANEFFDAMPIKQYIKVKESWYERIFVVQPVDGKIKYDKIAVSKQLQDYLQKTHLDAKDGAVLEEPYKSIEIMKFISEHIKELGGSGLIIDYGYDINPNIRTRYQYNSTLQAIKNHKYCPIIENLGEADLSANVDFYVLKTVAQNSKINVIDTISQHDFLIENGILLRKQTLQNKLNPEQAELIERQVNRLISLKEMGGLFKVLQVMN
- the istA gene encoding IS21 family transposase: MYTTIITLYKQGNSQRNIAKLTRTDRKTVRKIINRYVEAGTESPAIYERSSVLDFWHEKIIELLEKNLSYIRIFEELKNQGYTSSYTSLTRYIKKYKIKDNSCIRFHTLAGEEAQVDFGDIGLQYNSKGRRVKAYVFNMRLSYSRLDYYEVVFDQSCQTWIQCHINAFNYFAGSPKVIKLDNLKAGVVDANFYEPVYQKEYKCLADHYGILLSPCRVYQPQEKGKVESGIKYVKNNFFAGRKFDRYEELTNGLANWLNKANSRIHGTTKRIPRELFEQEERSSLIPLPLETFDLSSWHNRKVAKDCHITIDNNYYSVPAKYIYSEVMVQLSPKLVQIFSIQNDLIARHVRTEGKGIFTTNPSHYAKYKRLCPGFIEYSEHYQQQMQQIGNNCSLLLESLQQTRVNDWQRCARGIISLRKVYNDDLIDKACHRALHYGISSYSKIKNILNSNAVNLPLPEFGGNNAELI
- a CDS encoding CvpA family protein; protein product: MITFFDITIFSIITLFSFFGLYQGIIGFSTRILGFITSIMLTYFLYPHISQIISRYVHNEIVRVISSGIISYIISLILCIFIVYKFLAIISFMRNGFIDRFLGLLAGFAVGAAISAVVFFVTMIFTSENYYKSKSLEDFIASSKSNKYSGVLKESLTTDYFDELNKNIIVIIPVETLKSVKTLNSKDLGNFKASSTKSDDENNQYSQKIDDELNDNDAFSDVDD
- a CDS encoding NAD(P)(+) transhydrogenase (Re/Si-specific) subunit beta is translated as MPLQIIQLLYLVAAICFILSLKFLSSQKQARLGSTIGILGMIIAVGITFFLPNFAYKLPIIATILIGGIIGGVIALKISMTAMPQLVAGFHSFVGLAAVFVAYATVLAPENFAIGIAGSLPISSLIEISLGVSIGALTFSGSIIAFLKLQGLMKSSPLKFYGQQYVCLLTTILLVTLIVLFIRSENIFLFNLIILLSLLIGVLLIIPVGGADMPVIVSMLNSYSGFAAAGIGFTLSNSLLIITGALVGSSGAILSYIMCKAMNRSLIKVIFGAFLPAPSGASKNIDDDKVVKASCPEDAANLLRNASSVIIVPGYGTAVAQSQHIIKEMVDILEGLDINVRFAVHPVAGRMPGHMNVLLAEANIDYEKVLELEEINRDFATTDIVLVIGANDVTNPAAKNDPDSPIYGMPVLDVEKARSVLFIKRSMASGYAGIENELFYHDNTFMLFGDAKKVVEEIVKFLNED
- a CDS encoding OmpW family outer membrane protein, whose amino-acid sequence is MIRMSKRLGVILFVSCISINSFAKSMEADVNAVPEYNYDDIPYYENEGSLLVKMRLNGVFAHAKQKNLPAPTVPQPLPIGEFVKNGYGGDISTTIFFNNYFATELSLGFNVLRTKYSVLSNVSYNYGVGATPGKSKPLYMIPATITGQFHMAPFGGIRPYVGLGYHGSYMITQSSGIKIRNGNGFVGQIGLDFYAKDDTVINLDIKQYYLNPKIVYKPNLVGNQNVTSRVKLNPLVVSIGIGFSF